The Gordonia mangrovi genome includes the window TCCCCGGCATGCCGGCCGGCGCATCTCCGCAGCGCCTGCTCAACGATCACCACGACCTCGTCCGGGTGCTCGGGGACCTCGCCGACCCGACCGCGTCGTCCGCATTTCTGCGCACGCTGCGTGCGGTCGTCGACTGGCGTGGTCAGGTCGTCACCATGCTGGACCGCTGCTATCTCACCGAACGCCTTCCGGTCCTGCTGATCTGGGGTGATGAGGACACCGTGATCCCGTATGAGCACGCCCGCCTCGCGCACGCCGCAATCCCGCATTCGGAGTTCGAGACGTTCGCCGGCTGTGGCCACTTCCCGTTCCACGCCGATCCGGATCGCTTCGCCAAGACCATCATCGACTTCATCGACCGTAACGAGGCAGTGGTCTTCGACCCGGCCAACTGGCGTCATCTGATGTCCGAGGGCCAGCGACTCGGCGAGTTCACCGGCGACGAGGAGACGGTCGAAGCGGTACTCGAGGCCATCGAGGATGAGCGCAACGCGACCTAGAACCGGCCCTGCTGCGTGCGCTGCGAACGTGCGATGATGTCACGGTGAGCCACCCGGGACAACCTCCGAACGACCCGTACCGCGATCAGTACGGATCCTGGTCCGGTGATCCGTACGCGCAGTCGGGGATTCCGCCCGCCGCAGGGCCACCGCCACCCTACGGCGCCCCGGGGCCCGCACATCAGCCCTGGGGCCAGGCCCCGATGAATCCGTACGCCCAAAGCCCCTACGGGTTCGTCCCGGTGGGCGCCGATCCGTACGCCCCGTACGGCCGGGATCCGATGTCGGGCCTTCCGTACTCTGCCAAGTCGAAGGTCGTCGCCGGTCTGCTACAGATCTTCTTCGGCACCTTCGGCATCGGCCGCTTCTACATCGGCGACAACCAGACCGGGGGAATCCAACTCGGTCTCACCCTCGTGGGCTTCGTGACGCTGTTCTTTCTCGTCGGGATGTTCCTGATCCTCGCGGTGAGCCTGTGGGCGCTCATCGACGGGATCCTCATGCTCACCGGGAGTGTGACCGACACGCACGGATATCCGTTGCGGCCCTGACCGTCTCGATCCGGCGATCGGGCAGGTCTGCGATCAGTCGCCGCAGCAACCACCCGAGGACCGCACATCGCGGGTGACCTCGTTGCGCGCCGCGAGATCGTCGTCGGCCGGATAGTCCACCCCGATCAGGCACAGCCCGCGTGCCTCGGCGACGGGGACGTCACTACTGCGCGTCCGCTCGGCCAGCAGCCCATGGCACCAGTCGATGTCCCGGCGGCCGTCGCCCACGCTGGCCACCGCACCCACCAGCGAGCGCACCATCGACCAACAGAACGCGTCGGCGCTGACATGGCCGGTCAGCACCCCGTCGGCGTCCGCGGACCAGTCGAACCTCTGCAGGTCGCGGATCGTCGTCGCACCTTCTCGACGCCGGCAGAACGCGGCGAAATCGTGGAGACCCACCAGTGTCTGCGATGCGGCGTTCATCGCGTCCAGGTCGAGCGGCCGACGCCATGCGGCGGTGGTGCGAGCCGCGATCGGCTCAGCTCCGAAAACCGCGTCGGTGAGCCGGTAGACGTAGTGGCGCCGCAGGGCCGAGAAGCGGGCATCGAAGTCGCTGCTGATGCGTTCCACGGCCCGCACCCGGACATCGTCGGGCAGCATCTTGGCCAACCTGCCCACCAACCGCGACGGGTCCCCGGCGATGGACCGGGCGTCCAGCGATGCCTCCGGCACGTCGGTGTGGGCGACCTGCCCGGTCGCATGCACCCCTGCGTCGGTGCGACCGGCCACCGTCAGCCGCACCGGTACGCGCAGCACGGTGCTCACCGTGTCCTGCAGCACCCCACACACGGTGCGCTGCCCCACCTGCGGCGCCCACCCGGCGAAATCGGTTCCGTCGTAGGAGATGTCGAAGCGAAGACGACAGAACCCGCCGTCACCTGATGCGGTGACGGCGGGTTCCGACAACTCTGCTGAGTTCAGCGACTACTTCTTGTCGCCGTCCACGTCCGCGCCCGCCGCCTCGGCGTCGGGTGCGGTCGCAGCGCTGGACTCGTCGTCGACGGCCTCGGCCACGGCCTCGGCGTTGGCGACCTGAGCGTCGCTGGCGTCGGCCTCGACGGCCTCCACGACGTTGCCGGCGTCGGAGGCGTCGCTCTCGGCGACGACCTCTTCGGTCGCCTCGAGCTTCTCCTCGGCGGCCTTCTTGGACGCGGCGACGCGCGTGGCCCGGCTGGCCTCGCTCGACGCGGTCGACTCACGCACCAACTCGATCACGGCCATCGGGGCGTTGTCGCCCTTGCGCGGCAGCGTCTTGATGATGCGGGTGTAGCCGCCCGGACGATCTGCGAAGAACGGTCCGATCTCGGCGAACAGGGTATGCACGACATCCTTGTCGCGGATGTCCTTCATCACCTCACGCCGGTTGGCCAGCGAGCCGGCCTTGGCGTGGGTGATCAGCTTCTCGGCGTACGGGCGCAGCCGCTTCGCCTTCGCTTCGGTGGTGGTGATCCGGCCGTGCTCGAAGAGCGAGGTGGCGAGGTTCGCCAACATCGCCTTCTGGTGGCTGGCCGACCCGCCGAGGCGGGCACCCTTGGTGGGCTTGGGCATTTCTCTTCTCCTAGAAGAAACTCACGATCTCTCGACCGGAAGTCAGGGTTGGGCGACAGTAAGCCTTGCAGCTGCCCGCCGCGGGAGCGGCTTACAGCTGCTCGGTCTCAGCGAAATCCTCACCGGAGTCGGCGTCGAACGACGCGTCATCGGTCCACGTACCGGTTGCCGGGTCGTAGCCGGCGACCTGCGACGGGTCGAAGCTGGCCGGGCTGTCCTTGAGCGACAGACCCAGCGCGTGCAGCTTGACCTTCACCTCGTCGATCGACTTCTGGCCGAAGTTGCGGATGTCGAGCAGATCCGACTCGGTCCGGGCAACCAGCTCGCCGACGGTGTGCACACCCTCGCGCTTGAGGCAGTTGTAGGACCGGACGGTCAGCTCGAGATCCTCGATCGGCAGGCTGAACGACGCGATGTGGTCGGCCTCGGCCGGCGACGGCCCGATCTCGATCCCCTCGGCCTCCACGTTGAGCTCCCGGGCGAGCCCGAACAGCTCGACCAGGGTCTTGCCCGCAGAAGCGAGCGCGTCACGCGCGGTGATCGAGTTCTTGGTCTCCACATCGAGCACGAGCCGATCGAAGTCGGTGCGCTGCTCGACACGGGTGGCCTCGACCTTGTAGGTCACCTTGAGCACCGGCGAGTAGATCGAGTCGACCGGAATCCGGCCGATCTCGGCACCCGACGCCTTGTTCTGCACGGCCGGCACGTAGCCGCGGCCCCGCTCGACGACGAGCTCGATCTCGAGCTTGCCCTTGTCGTTGAGGGTCGCGATGTGCAGGTCAGGGTTGTGCACGGTGACACCGGCCGGAGGCACGATGTCGGCGCCGGTGACGGTGCCCGGACCCTGCTTGCGCACGTACATGGTGACCGGCTCGTCCTCTTCGGAGCTCACCACGAGGCCCTTGAGGTTCAGGATGATGTCGGTGACGTCTTCCTTGACCCCGGGGACGGTGGTGAACTCGTGCAGGACACCGTCGATGCGGATGCTGGTGATGGCAGCTCCGGGGATCGACGAGAGCAGGGTACGACGCAGCGAGTTGCCGAGGGTGTAGCCGAAGCCCGGCTCGAGCGGCTCGATGACGAACTTCGAGCGGTCCTCGGCGATGATCTCCTCGGTCAGAGTGGGTCGCTGTGAGATGAGCATTTCTTGTGTATCTCCTTGTGGCCGACCGCTATATGACGGCCTAGAAGTGGACCGAACAGCTGATGCTGTAGGGCTGGGATTACTTCGAGTAGAACTCGACGATGAGCTGTTCCTGCAACGGCACGTCGATCTGGGCACGCTCGGGCACGTTGTGCACGAGGATGCGCAGCGTCGACGGGACCACCTGCAGCCAACCCGGGACCGGACGATCGCCCTGGATCTCCTTGGCGATCTGGAACGGGACGGTCTGCAGCGACTTCGGCCGGACGTCGATGATGTCGTACTGGCTGACGCGATAGCTGGGCACGTCCACGCGCACACCGTTGACGGTGAGGTGACCGTGGGTGACCATCTGGCGGGCCTGACGACGGGTCCGGGCCAGTCCGGCGCGGTACACGACGTTGTCGAGGCGGGTCTCCAGGAGCTTCAGCAGCTCGTCACCGGTCTTGCCGGTGCGACGGTTGGCCTCTTCGTAGTAACGACGGAACTGCTTCTCCATCACTCCGTAGGTGAAGCGGGCCTTCTGCTTCTCCTGCAGCTGCAGCAGGTACTCGCTCTCCTTGATCCGCGAACGGCCGTGCTGGCCGGGCGGGTAGGGGCGACGCTCGAACGCCTGGTCGCCGCCGATGAGATCGACGCGCAGACGACGGGACTTCTTGGTTGCGGGGCCGGTATAACGAGCCATTTTCTTCTACCTCTTCCTTTCCCGCTTAGACCCGACGCCGCTTGGGCGGACGGCAACCGTTGTGCGGCTGCGGGGTGACATCGGAGATGGTGCCGACCTCGAGACCGGCGGCCTGCAGCGACCGGATGGCGGTCTCACGACCCGAACCCGGTCCCTTGACGAACACGTCGACCTTCTTGACGCCGTGCTCCTGGGCCTTGCGCGCAGCGTTCTCCGCGGCGAGCTGAGCCGCGAACGGGGTGCTCTTGCGCGAGCCCTTGAAGCCGACATGAC containing:
- the rplQ gene encoding 50S ribosomal protein L17, with amino-acid sequence MPKPTKGARLGGSASHQKAMLANLATSLFEHGRITTTEAKAKRLRPYAEKLITHAKAGSLANRREVMKDIRDKDVVHTLFAEIGPFFADRPGGYTRIIKTLPRKGDNAPMAVIELVRESTASSEASRATRVAASKKAAEEKLEATEEVVAESDASDAGNVVEAVEADASDAQVANAEAVAEAVDDESSAATAPDAEAAGADVDGDKK
- the rpsD gene encoding 30S ribosomal protein S4, whose protein sequence is MARYTGPATKKSRRLRVDLIGGDQAFERRPYPPGQHGRSRIKESEYLLQLQEKQKARFTYGVMEKQFRRYYEEANRRTGKTGDELLKLLETRLDNVVYRAGLARTRRQARQMVTHGHLTVNGVRVDVPSYRVSQYDIIDVRPKSLQTVPFQIAKEIQGDRPVPGWLQVVPSTLRILVHNVPERAQIDVPLQEQLIVEFYSK
- a CDS encoding TM2 domain-containing protein, giving the protein MSHPGQPPNDPYRDQYGSWSGDPYAQSGIPPAAGPPPPYGAPGPAHQPWGQAPMNPYAQSPYGFVPVGADPYAPYGRDPMSGLPYSAKSKVVAGLLQIFFGTFGIGRFYIGDNQTGGIQLGLTLVGFVTLFFLVGMFLILAVSLWALIDGILMLTGSVTDTHGYPLRP
- a CDS encoding DNA-directed RNA polymerase subunit alpha: MLISQRPTLTEEIIAEDRSKFVIEPLEPGFGYTLGNSLRRTLLSSIPGAAITSIRIDGVLHEFTTVPGVKEDVTDIILNLKGLVVSSEEDEPVTMYVRKQGPGTVTGADIVPPAGVTVHNPDLHIATLNDKGKLEIELVVERGRGYVPAVQNKASGAEIGRIPVDSIYSPVLKVTYKVEATRVEQRTDFDRLVLDVETKNSITARDALASAGKTLVELFGLARELNVEAEGIEIGPSPAEADHIASFSLPIEDLELTVRSYNCLKREGVHTVGELVARTESDLLDIRNFGQKSIDEVKVKLHALGLSLKDSPASFDPSQVAGYDPATGTWTDDASFDADSGEDFAETEQL
- the truA gene encoding tRNA pseudouridine(38-40) synthase TruA, with amino-acid sequence MSEPAVTASGDGGFCRLRFDISYDGTDFAGWAPQVGQRTVCGVLQDTVSTVLRVPVRLTVAGRTDAGVHATGQVAHTDVPEASLDARSIAGDPSRLVGRLAKMLPDDVRVRAVERISSDFDARFSALRRHYVYRLTDAVFGAEPIAARTTAAWRRPLDLDAMNAASQTLVGLHDFAAFCRRREGATTIRDLQRFDWSADADGVLTGHVSADAFCWSMVRSLVGAVASVGDGRRDIDWCHGLLAERTRSSDVPVAEARGLCLIGVDYPADDDLAARNEVTRDVRSSGGCCGD
- the rpsK gene encoding 30S ribosomal protein S11; translation: MPPKSRSAGPKKGTRRRDKKNVPHGHAHIKSTFNNTIVSITEPNGAVISWASSGHVGFKGSRKSTPFAAQLAAENAARKAQEHGVKKVDVFVKGPGSGRETAIRSLQAAGLEVGTISDVTPQPHNGCRPPKRRRV